From Primulina huaijiensis isolate GDHJ02 chromosome 15, ASM1229523v2, whole genome shotgun sequence, one genomic window encodes:
- the LOC140959806 gene encoding uncharacterized protein, with amino-acid sequence MPKSKRNRAVTLSKTKKKGREQKENVVSSIREAIEKYDSVYVFTFENMRNIKFKEFRERLKSSSRFFLGSNKVMQFALGRSVSDEIKPGLHKISKLLRGDSGILLTCLPKDEVQRIFEEYEDYDFARTGSVATEKVELKEGPLEQFTHEMEPFLRKQGMPVRLNKGVVEIVSDFMICEEGKPISPESSRILRLLGIKMATFKLYLVCRWSSEEFEIYKEGLEDSDIESS; translated from the exons ATGCCGAAATCGAAGCGCAATAGGGCAG TGACTTTGTCAAAAACAAAGAAGAAGGGGAGAGAGCAGAAAGAAAATGTAGTGAGTTCGATACGAGAAGCAATCGAGAAGTACGATTCGGTGTACGTTTTCACTTTCGAGAATATGAGGAATATCAAGTTCAAGGAGTTCAGAGAACGGCTCAAGTCTTCGAGCAG ATTTTTCCTTGGATCAAACAAAGTTATGCAATTTGCTTTGGGTAGGTCTGTTTCAGATGAGATCAAACCTGGCCTTCACAAGATTTCTAAG CTGCTTCGTGGCGATTCTGGGATTCTTTTAACTTGTTTGCCGAAAGACGAAGTCCAAAG AATATTTGAAGAATATGAAGATTATGACTTCGCAAGGACTGGAAGTGTTGCAACAGAAAAG GTGGAGCTTAAAGAAGGTCCTCTCGAACAGTTCACTCATGAGATGGAGCCATTCTTGCGCAAGCAGGGGATGCCTGTGCGGTTAAATAAAG GTGTTGTAGAGATTGTATCAGACTTCATGATATGTGAAGAAGGAAAACCAATATCACCTGAGTCATCTCGGatactg CGTCTCTTGGGTATTAAAATGGCTACGTTCAAACTCTACTTGGTATGTCGATGGAGCTCGgaggaatttgaaatttataaagaGGGTTTGGAAGATTCTGACATTGAATCCTCCTAG
- the LOC140959808 gene encoding partner of Y14 and mago-like, translating into MASSGGPAEELGKTQKGERILAPTRRPDGTLRKPVRIRAGYVPQDEVAIYQSKGSLWRKEMEATQDVPPGYDPVAAEVKPKSKSAKRNERKKEKRQQAALDKSDVSEKNDVLSADGFNHLSENEEPIASKMNGLTLSGNTSLVTTPLNPNESSTPEDQIQHFDKKIRALKKKIRLTEAQQQKTTEKDMKPEQLEKIAKLEDWLNELMLLEGKKAELTASMS; encoded by the exons ATGGCGAGCAGCGGAGGACCGGCGGAGGAGCTCGGAAAAACCCAAAAAGGGGAGAGGATACTCGCCCCAACCCGACGCCCAGATGGAACCCTCCGAAAACCCGTTCGGATTCGGGCCGGCTATGTTCCCCAGGACGAAGTCGCAATATACCAATCCAAAGGCTCACTT TGGAGGAAGGAGATGGAGGCGACACAGGATGTGCCGCCGGGATATGATCCCGTGGCGGCGGAAGTGAAACCCAAGTCGAAATCGGCTAAGAGGAATGAGAGAAAGAAGGAAAAACGTCAGCAG GCTGCTCTAGACAAGTCTGATGTTTCGGAGAAAAATGATGTCCTTTCTGCTGATGGTTTCAATCACCTGTCAGAGAATGAGGAGCCAATTGCATCCAAGATGAATGGCCTAACTCTTTCTGGAAACACTTCTTTGGTTACAACACCTTTAAATCCAAACGAGTCTTCTACTCCAGAGGATCAAATTCAACATTTTGATAAAAAGATTCGAGCACTGAAAAAGAAG ATTCGGTTGACTGAAGCTCAGCAGCAGAAAACTACAGAAAAGGATATGAAACCTGAACAACTGGAGAAAATAGCCAAATTAGAAGATTGGCTCAATGAGTTGATGCTTTTGGAAGGAAAGAAAGCTGAGCTAACAGCATCCATGTCATGA